One genomic region from Bubalus bubalis isolate 160015118507 breed Murrah chromosome 12, NDDB_SH_1, whole genome shotgun sequence encodes:
- the SOWAHC gene encoding ankyrin repeat domain-containing protein SOWAHC, with amino-acid sequence MEGPAEYRARDRQAEVEQPVGGALGGSPEQRASVRARPKEPEDAAGDRADPFDPVEGTPSAPLGRRPRGGLVGEGARPEALGDAPPTPRPGRTAPRDPAAGGSPQLRRGPGGADGAAAEEEGAGSLTLDPLEHAWMLSAADGRWDSLEGLLACEPGLLAKRDFITGFTCLHWAAKHGQQELLALLVRFAGQHRLPVNINARTSGGYTALHLAAMHGHVEVVKLLVGAYDADVDVRDYSGRKASQYLSPSTAEEIRTLVGALDEDEGESAAGSGGGRWRLSRVLPSHLISGRLSHALEDGGDHHHHLAEGLTAGKAKEPNRKASGSSSGRMKPRLNKIRFRTQIIHTTPSFRDPEQPLEEGEDEEEDRSLKGHSSSFKLRPKSNVFG; translated from the coding sequence ATGGAGGGACCCGCCGAGTACAGGGCTCGGGATCGGCAGGCCGAGGTGGAGCAGCCGGTTGGGGGCGCCCTGGGCGGATCGCCCGAACAGCGCGCCAGCGTCCGCGCCCGCCCCAAGGAGCCAGAGGACGCGGCGGGAGACCGCGCGGACCCCTTCGACCCGGTGGAAGGCACCCCGAGCGCGCCGCTCGGAAGGCGACCTCGCGGTGGTCTGGTGGGGGAAGGTGCGCGGCCCGAAGCGCTGGGCGATGCGCCCCCCACGCCGCGGCCGGGCCGCACCGCGCCCCGGGACCCGGCTGCAGGCGGCTCTCCTCAGCTGCGGCGCGGCCCCGGGGGCGCGGACGGCGCGGCGGCCGAGGAGGAGGGCGCGGGCTCTCTGACGCTGGATCCGCTGGAGCACGCGTGGATGCTGTCGGCCGCCGACGGCCGCTGGGACAGCCTGGAGGGGCTGCTGGCCTGTGAGCCTGGACTGCTGGCCAAGCGCGACTTCATCACCGGCTTTACCTGCCTGCATTGGGCAGCCAAGCACGGCCAGCAGGAGCTGCTGGCCCTGCTGGTACGCTTCGCGGGCCAGCACCGGCTGCCGGTGAACATCAACGCGCGCACGAGCGGCGGCTACACCGCGCTGCATCTGGCGGCCATGCATGGGCACGTGGAGGTGGTGAAGCTGCTGGTGGGGGCCTACGACGCGGATGTGGACGTTCGCGATTACAGCGGCAGGAAGGCCTCGCAGTACCTGAGCCCGAGCACCGCCGAGGAGATCCGGACGCTGGTGGGCGCCCTGGACGAGGACGAAGGCGAGAGCGCGGCGGGCAGCGGGGGAGGGCGCTGGAGGCTCTCGAGGGTGCTACCCTCGCACCTCATCTCCGGCAGGCTCTCCCACGCTCTGGAGGACGGCGgggaccatcaccaccacctggcCGAGGGATTGACTGCCGGCAAAGCGAAGGAGCCGAATCGCAAAGCCTCGGGCAGCTCTAGTGGGCGGATGAAACCCAGACTCAACAAAATCCGTTTCCGAACCCAGATCATCCACACCACACCCTCTTTCAGAGACCCAGAGCAGCctctggaggagggggaggacgAGGAAGAGGACCGATCTCTTAAAGGCCACTCGTCCTCTTTCAAATTGAGACCCAAGTCCAATGTATTTGGgtaa